Genomic window (Zingiber officinale cultivar Zhangliang chromosome 2B, Zo_v1.1, whole genome shotgun sequence):
GAATGACCTGATTTGAAGTGTTATAGCTGCTCTAAGTAATGAGGTGAATGATGCACTGTCAATAATGAGCCAAATCCTGATTGATCAACTCAGCTGACATCTGATATTCATAGAATTGTGATGGGTCGACTGTTTCTCATGGTTAAATTTAACTAGTCTTCTACTTGTGCATTCAAATAGATCCTGCTATCATATATTCAGATGAACTAGGAAATCAAACCTAACTCTAATGCTTTGCTATTACAAGAAAATAGGTAATCAAGTGTAACTTTAATAGCTTAGCCAGCTTGAGACTGTTCTGTGCTAAATAGTTTAATCCGTTGTGCTCTGTGCTAAAGTGTGATTGCTTTGGTCTCATAAAATTTTCCATATTCATTTGGTTTTCATGTtgtttgttcttctttctgttatcTAAACAATACCACTAAATCCAAATTATAAATGTGCTTAGGGGAGTTATCCTAATGAGATTGGAATATGCTGGAAAGATCCAGTCTGCATCCTTGATCTCTGCATCTGCAGATAATGTTGGCGATGACGATTGAAGTAAATAATTTCATACCAGCTTGACTCTGCAGCAAAATTGTGTTCTGCTGGCACGAATAGCCATTTTTGTAGTTGGAGATTTGTGACCAGCTGAATGTATTCATCTTGATTTACCTACATATTCTCCAAAAAGATTGTGATGTATGTAATGTATTCCACTCATGGAAGAGTTGCTATGCACCTTGAGAATTAATGATTTGCATCAAAATATTGTTTATGCTAATAGTTTTAGCGTACTGTCCGTATGCCTGCTTGATGGGTATCATTTCCTCTTGCAAGCAATTGGAAATATTATCTGGAACTGATCTTTAATATGTATGCTGTAAAGCATCGGTGAGTTTACTGGTTAACTTTTTATTGTACTTGACTAATTTACAATGTTATTGTTTCTGTTAAATTATTAATCTAGATTTTGTTAGATAATACTATACTTTGTAATATTAAGGGCCATGTATCTGTATAAGAAAATTGTATATTGAAGAGGCGTGTCTagtattaatttttgaaatggtTCTCTATTCATCATTATGAGGAGATGATGTAATAGCGTTGCAACGGATGAGAAATCCATCAACTGAAGAAATTCGTGTGACAATATAATTTAAACATGTGTACTGTCCATTTTCTTCATTTTTTAATGCCGTGTTATTCATCTTGTGCTTTTTCGCCTTCAGTCAAAGATACACTTTGGCATGAAACTCTTATGTTGAGAACGATAGCACAAATGATGATTCTATGATGTTTGACATGTAAAACACCATATCAATTTTTATAGGGATATGGTCTGATGGTAAGAGGTGGGATGAATTTATGaagagtttgaaaaatttatgacGTTGAATTGTTCGTCAAGATTTATTTACGCTTCTCGATTTATTTTGATGGTTGGTGTAAAAATTTCATGGGGTTGGATGAGTTATTTTTAGGATTAGTCAAATGGTAggaatttaattataaaaaaatgtcAACAGGGGCAAGTTAAAGGTAGGGGTGTTAAAAACGAACCCACTCTGTTGACCCAATCTAAGTCGATTTGAAAAAAATCAAGTTCAGATTGGGCATTTTCGAGTTCGGGTTGAAGGATTTATGAGTTGaaaattttcgggttgggtcgggttcgggttgacccgggttgattTGATTTTTTggagttaaattgaattttatttttaaaattaagatatttttatgtatattaatatcaatgttagtatgataatgatgaagtattgggataaaattaaagaattatagaaaaatagctaaaaaaagtcattttgaattaGATTTTTGGATTATTCAGGTTAGGTTCGGATTTAATGGTTTCAAGTTGAATTCAAGTTCGGATCGAATTTAGAttaggttaaaaaaatttaacccgATTTAATCCAATCTAATTCATTCAAATTGACACTTTTAGTTGATGTTAATCATCTGTCCATCTTTACATATATATGAGCGATTGTGagtaaaaattatgaaatattttctcaatctttttattttctccgacattttgttttttaaaaaacaaaattaagAGTTCTAGACAACAATTTAAGAAAGTGGTGATAATCTATACCTTATtgtattataaataaaaaataattatctttataaatgaGTCTAATTATTTCAATCAATTGGTTTAGCTCTAATTAATTGTATCTAATAccgtattttttaaaaaatatttttgagccGTAAGATATATAAGAAAAACACGGTCTCCCTAAAACCCTTAAAAACGCTCTCCCGGCCCGACCGATCTTCCTTCCCCCTCCGTCGACGACGCCCCTCCTCCTACCTCCTCCTCCCGTTGCTTGACGCAGgtatttccttcttccttcattctCTCTAGTTGTCCTTAACATGATTCCATCCTtcgaggctgccggcgagggttTTGTGCGGACTTTATCATCAACATGAATCAGTCTTTTCCTAACTTCTTTTTGTCGCTTGTGTGTTTCTTATCATCTGGGGATGTTCTATTTCTGGGATAGATTGTGTGCGCATCATGGATATTGTTTCTCAGCTACAAGAGCAAGTGAACGCCATGGCCTTGCTGGCCATGAACACCTTTGGGACTTTGCAGAGAGATGCTCCCGCTGTACGCTTGTCACCTAACTATCCTGAGCCAACAGCTAATGCCTCAGAAGAGACAATTGGCGCTGAGTATCCAAAGACAATGAGCGCAGCTCTAGTGGAAGCTGCAAAGAaggtaacttttttttttttctgatcttACTGAGTCACAGAGAGTTCGACTGAAATTGGGTATTTAAAATGCCTTTAAGGGAAAATGTAGTGATTGCGTTGGAGATGTCTTGTTTACTTGGGTGGAGAATAAGATAGATGGAAAGGAGTGAATGAAAGTCAGCAGATGAAATTCTCTGTATTCTTTTTATTGATCAATGCCATAATTCTTgtgtttgaatttgtattttcTTGTACCGATCTGCAGCCTTATCCACATTTTTTTCTTCTCTACATTGATACAAGGACTGTTTTTTTAACAGTTTGATGTTCTTGTTACTGCCTTGCCCTTGTCAGGGGAAGAAGCTCAGCTCAAAAGAATTGCAGAACTCCAGGTAAGATGAATCATTTGTCCTAATCTTCTCAGTTCTCATTGATCTGTAGAACAGGAAAAATTGGAATTTTAAATGGCAAAATGGCACAACTTTATGTTAGTACTTTTAATGAGCTGAAAGTTCTGACATGTTTGTTTGTCTCTTGATTTTCAGGAAGAGAATAAAGCAGTAGGTTTGGAGCTTGAAAAACAACTAGAGGCTGCAGGCATGTTGTTTTTCTACCATACTGGAGTAGATATTCTCCatttacttgtttgtttgtaatCT
Coding sequences:
- the LOC122047009 gene encoding mediator of RNA polymerase II transcription subunit 21-like isoform X1; the encoded protein is MDIVSQLQEQVNAMALLAMNTFGTLQRDAPAVRLSPNYPEPTANASEETIGAEYPKTMSAALVEAAKKFDVLVTALPLSGEEAQLKRIAELQEENKAVGLELEKQLEAAEKELKQVQELFNQAADNCLNLKKTD
- the LOC122047009 gene encoding mediator of RNA polymerase II transcription subunit 21-like isoform X2 gives rise to the protein MALLAMNTFGTLQRDAPAVRLSPNYPEPTANASEETIGAEYPKTMSAALVEAAKKFDVLVTALPLSGEEAQLKRIAELQEENKAVGLELEKQLEAAEKELKQVQELFNQAADNCLNLKKTD